The following proteins are co-located in the Aggregatibacter aphrophilus ATCC 33389 genome:
- the yciH gene encoding stress response translation initiation inhibitor YciH: MTSHLVYSTEVGRIKSEKPQEQVPQGDGVVRIQLQKSGRKGNGVSIITGLGLAETELKLLAAELKKRCGCGGAVKNHTIEIQGEKRDLLKQLLEQKGYKVKLAGG; this comes from the coding sequence ATGACAAGTCATTTAGTTTATTCGACAGAGGTAGGACGCATTAAGTCCGAGAAGCCTCAAGAGCAAGTACCGCAAGGCGATGGCGTTGTACGTATTCAGTTGCAAAAAAGCGGACGAAAAGGCAATGGTGTTAGTATTATCACAGGCTTGGGGCTTGCCGAAACCGAATTAAAATTACTTGCGGCAGAGTTAAAAAAACGTTGTGGTTGCGGAGGGGCGGTAAAAAACCACACTATTGAAATTCAGGGTGAGAAACGTGATTTACTGAAACAGCTACTGGAACAAAAAGGCTATAAAGTGAAATTAGCCGGTGGTTAA
- the pyrF gene encoding orotidine-5'-phosphate decarboxylase produces MTNKVIIALDYEKETDALALVDQFDPQTCRLKVGKEMFTTLGTSFVKQLHSRHFDVFLDLKFHDIPNTVARAVCSAADLGVWMVDLHASGGLRMMEEAKKILEPYGKEAPLLIGVTVLTSMEDLDLLQIGINSSPMEHVIRLANLTQRAGLDGVVCSPQEVEILRNNCGPDFKLVTPGIRPIGTDFGDQRRVMTPAAAIRSGADYLVIGRPITQAENPVEVLNSINASIA; encoded by the coding sequence ATGACGAATAAAGTCATTATTGCATTAGATTATGAAAAAGAAACCGATGCCTTGGCATTGGTTGATCAGTTTGATCCGCAAACCTGTCGTTTAAAAGTGGGAAAAGAAATGTTTACTACCCTTGGCACGAGTTTTGTGAAACAGCTACATAGTCGTCATTTTGATGTTTTCCTTGATTTAAAATTCCATGACATCCCAAACACGGTAGCAAGAGCAGTGTGTTCTGCCGCCGATTTAGGGGTTTGGATGGTAGACTTACACGCCAGTGGCGGTTTACGCATGATGGAAGAAGCTAAAAAAATTCTTGAACCTTATGGCAAAGAGGCGCCATTGCTTATTGGAGTGACTGTGTTAACCAGTATGGAAGATTTGGATTTATTGCAAATTGGCATTAATTCGTCCCCGATGGAGCATGTTATTCGCTTGGCGAATTTAACTCAACGTGCGGGATTAGATGGCGTGGTATGTTCTCCGCAAGAAGTAGAAATTTTACGTAATAATTGTGGACCCGATTTTAAATTAGTCACACCGGGTATTCGCCCGATTGGGACGGATTTTGGTGACCAACGTCGTGTCATGACGCCTGCGGCTGCTATTCGTTCCGGAGCAGACTATCTGGTGATTGGTCGTCCGATTACACAAGCCGAAAATCCGGTTGAGGTTTTAAATTCTATTAATGCGTCTATTGCTTAA
- the lapB gene encoding lipopolysaccharide assembly protein LapB, translated as MLELLFLLLPIAAAYGWYMGHRSAKKDQEDVSNKLSRDYVTGVNFLLANQTEKAVDLFLDMLQKQENENEIDSNSQFEAELTLGNLFRSRGEVDRALRIHQALDNSPNYTFEQKLLAKQQLARDFMAVGFFDRAEHLYILMVDEPEFAEGALQQLAVIYQKTKEWKKAINVAEKLVKISPNSNRIELAHYYCEYVQNLPDESKEEPKQILLQALKVSPNCVRASMMLADLYIKQKEYKSAVDILENILTQNAAYIGEVLHSLKFCYQQLNQLDNFELFLIKASRENNNSAVALMLADLIEEKDGFAAAQLQLYQQLQQNPATLIFHRFIQYQINDAEKGRGKDSLILLHKMVGERIKQTFGYRCRNCGYQTHKLIWCCPSCRQWETIKPASSIEHN; from the coding sequence ATGCTTGAATTACTCTTCCTTCTTTTGCCGATTGCTGCCGCGTATGGTTGGTATATGGGTCATCGTAGTGCAAAAAAAGATCAGGAAGATGTCAGTAATAAGCTCTCCCGAGATTATGTTACCGGAGTTAATTTCCTTTTAGCTAATCAAACCGAGAAAGCCGTCGATTTATTTTTGGATATGTTGCAAAAGCAAGAAAACGAAAATGAAATTGACAGTAATTCACAGTTTGAAGCTGAGTTAACTTTGGGTAATTTATTTCGTTCTCGAGGCGAAGTGGATCGCGCATTGCGTATTCATCAAGCTTTGGATAACAGTCCTAATTATACATTCGAACAGAAATTACTGGCTAAGCAACAGTTAGCCCGAGATTTTATGGCCGTTGGTTTTTTTGACCGGGCCGAACATCTTTATATTTTAATGGTGGATGAACCGGAATTTGCTGAGGGAGCGTTACAACAGCTTGCGGTAATTTATCAAAAAACGAAAGAATGGAAAAAGGCCATTAATGTCGCTGAAAAATTGGTGAAAATTTCACCGAATAGTAATCGAATTGAATTGGCTCACTATTATTGTGAATATGTGCAAAATCTGCCTGATGAAAGCAAAGAAGAGCCAAAACAAATTTTGTTACAAGCCCTCAAGGTTTCACCGAATTGCGTTCGGGCGTCAATGATGTTAGCGGATTTATATATTAAACAGAAAGAGTACAAAAGTGCGGTAGATATTTTAGAAAATATTTTAACGCAAAATGCCGCTTATATCGGCGAGGTATTACACAGTTTAAAATTCTGCTATCAACAACTAAACCAATTGGATAATTTTGAATTATTTTTAATTAAGGCAAGCCGCGAAAATAATAACAGTGCGGTAGCTTTAATGTTAGCGGATTTAATTGAAGAAAAGGATGGTTTTGCCGCCGCACAGCTTCAGCTTTACCAACAACTACAGCAGAATCCGGCGACACTAATTTTTCATCGTTTTATTCAATATCAAATTAATGACGCAGAGAAAGGCCGAGGAAAAGACAGTTTGATTCTGTTACATAAAATGGTGGGTGAGCGGATTAAGCAAACTTTTGGTTATCGTTGTAGGAATTGCGGTTATCAAACTCACAAATTAATTTGGTGTTGCCCTTCTTGTCGCCAATGGGAAACGATTAAACCGGCTAGCTCAATTGAACATAATTAG
- a CDS encoding LapA family protein yields the protein MIKYILGLIIVLAIILVAVTVGANNDQVITFNYIFAQSQFQLSTLVAILFGLGLILGWFITGFFYLKLKLKNIALNRQIKRQTQQINELTTSRDKVSQ from the coding sequence ATGATTAAATATATTTTGGGATTAATCATCGTCTTGGCTATCATTTTAGTTGCTGTTACCGTGGGGGCTAACAACGATCAGGTAATTACCTTCAATTACATCTTTGCACAAAGCCAATTCCAACTTTCTACCTTAGTTGCTATTTTATTCGGTTTGGGTCTCATCCTCGGTTGGTTTATCACCGGTTTTTTCTACCTCAAATTAAAACTTAAAAATATCGCATTAAATCGTCAAATCAAACGTCAAACCCAACAAATTAACGAGTTAACGACCAGCAGAGATAAGGTTTCTCAATAA
- a CDS encoding integration host factor subunit beta, with product MTKSELIELLVKKNSNIPVKHVEEAVKAILEQMSYVLESGERIEVRGFGSFSLHCRQPRIGRNPKTGEQVKLEAKCVPYFKAGKELRERVDVYA from the coding sequence ATGACAAAGTCAGAACTTATTGAACTTTTAGTGAAAAAAAATAGCAACATTCCCGTTAAACATGTTGAAGAAGCGGTAAAAGCAATTTTAGAACAAATGTCATATGTATTAGAAAGTGGCGAACGTATTGAAGTACGCGGATTTGGTAGTTTTTCTTTACATTGTCGTCAACCTCGCATAGGGCGTAATCCTAAAACTGGTGAACAAGTTAAATTAGAGGCAAAATGCGTGCCGTATTTTAAGGCAGGCAAAGAGCTAAGAGAACGTGTTGACGTTTACGCATAA
- the rpsA gene encoding 30S ribosomal protein S1 — MTESFAQLFEESLKGLETRQGAVVKGTIVAIQKGYVLVDTGSKSESAIPAEEFFNAQGELEVQVGDVVDVVLKAVDDGFGETVVSRSDAKRNEAWIVLEKAYDEQATVLGLVNGKVKGGFTVELNGVRAFLPGSLVDTRPVRDADHLLGKELEFKVIKLDQKRNNVVVSRRAVVESESSQDREEVLANLSEGAEVKGTVKNLTDYGAFVDLGGVDGLLHITDMAWKRVKHPSEIVNVGDEITVKVLKFDKDRTRVSLGLKQLGQDPWAAIAENHPVNSKLTGKVTNLTDYGCFVEILDGVEGLVHVSEMDWTNKNIHPSKVVSLGDVVEVMVLEIDEERRRISLGLKQCKPNPWTQFAETHNKGDKVVGKIKSITDFGIFIGLEGGIDGLVHLSDISWNVQGEEAVRNYKKGDEVAAVVLQVDAVKERISLGIKQLEEDPFNNFVAINKKGAVLNAKVVEADAKGAKVELDGGVEGYIRAADLTNEVAAGYVVEAKYTGVDRKARIVHLSVRAKDQAEEAAAVANVNKQEEVAIPNAMAEAFKAAKGE, encoded by the coding sequence ATGACAGAATCTTTTGCTCAACTCTTTGAAGAGTCATTGAAAGGCCTTGAAACCCGTCAAGGCGCAGTCGTTAAAGGTACCATCGTTGCTATCCAAAAAGGCTACGTTCTTGTAGATACCGGTTCTAAATCCGAATCTGCAATTCCTGCTGAAGAATTTTTTAATGCGCAAGGCGAATTAGAAGTTCAAGTTGGTGACGTTGTTGATGTAGTGCTTAAAGCGGTAGATGACGGTTTTGGTGAAACAGTTGTTTCTCGCTCAGATGCTAAACGCAACGAAGCTTGGATTGTATTGGAAAAAGCCTACGATGAACAAGCGACTGTGCTTGGTTTAGTGAACGGTAAAGTGAAAGGCGGCTTCACAGTTGAGTTAAACGGTGTTCGTGCATTCTTACCAGGCTCATTGGTTGATACCCGTCCGGTTCGTGATGCTGATCACTTATTAGGCAAAGAATTAGAATTTAAAGTAATCAAACTTGATCAAAAACGTAACAACGTTGTTGTTTCCCGTCGTGCAGTAGTCGAATCTGAAAGCAGCCAAGATCGTGAAGAAGTATTAGCGAACTTGTCTGAAGGTGCTGAAGTTAAAGGTACCGTTAAGAACTTGACCGACTACGGTGCATTCGTTGATTTAGGCGGTGTTGACGGTTTATTACACATTACCGACATGGCTTGGAAACGTGTTAAACACCCAAGCGAAATCGTGAACGTTGGTGATGAAATCACTGTTAAAGTATTGAAGTTTGACAAAGATCGTACCCGCGTATCTTTAGGCTTAAAACAATTAGGCCAAGATCCTTGGGCTGCAATCGCTGAAAACCACCCTGTAAACAGCAAATTAACCGGTAAAGTGACTAACTTAACCGACTATGGTTGTTTCGTTGAAATTTTAGACGGTGTTGAGGGTTTAGTTCACGTTTCTGAAATGGATTGGACTAACAAAAATATCCACCCATCTAAAGTGGTTAGCTTAGGTGATGTAGTTGAAGTTATGGTATTGGAAATCGATGAAGAACGTCGTCGCATTTCTTTAGGTTTAAAACAGTGCAAACCAAATCCATGGACTCAATTCGCTGAAACTCACAACAAAGGTGACAAAGTTGTTGGTAAGATCAAATCTATCACCGACTTCGGAATCTTTATCGGTTTAGAAGGTGGCATTGACGGTTTAGTCCACTTATCTGACATTTCTTGGAACGTTCAAGGCGAAGAAGCTGTTCGTAACTACAAGAAAGGTGACGAAGTTGCTGCCGTTGTATTACAAGTTGATGCAGTGAAAGAACGTATTTCTTTAGGTATTAAACAACTTGAAGAAGATCCGTTTAATAACTTCGTAGCAATCAACAAAAAAGGCGCGGTATTAAACGCTAAAGTTGTTGAAGCTGATGCAAAAGGCGCTAAAGTTGAATTAGATGGCGGTGTTGAAGGTTATATCCGCGCAGCCGATTTAACTAATGAAGTTGCTGCAGGCTATGTTGTTGAAGCGAAATACACCGGTGTGGATCGTAAAGCACGTATCGTTCACTTATCTGTTCGTGCGAAAGATCAAGCTGAAGAAGCAGCTGCTGTGGCAAACGTGAATAAGCAAGAAGAAGTTGCTATTCCAAATGCAATGGCCGAAGCCTTCAAAGCAGCTAAAGGTGAATAA
- the cmk gene encoding (d)CMP kinase codes for MNKIITVDGPSGAGKGTLCYALAEKLGFALLDSGAIYRVTALAALKRNADLTNETELAEFARHLDIQFVPQDGEVNVLLGGMDVSRLIRTQEVADAASKVAVFPQVRAALLQLQQDFAKNDGLIADGRDMGTVVFPDAQVKLFLDASAEERAKRRYNQLQNKGISGNFAQILAEIKERDLRDRNRAVAPLKPAEDAFLLDSTSLTIDEVIEQALTYIQQRLDIKV; via the coding sequence ATGAATAAAATTATTACGGTGGACGGACCAAGCGGCGCCGGTAAAGGTACGTTATGTTATGCCTTGGCAGAAAAACTAGGCTTTGCATTGTTGGATTCCGGGGCGATTTATCGCGTGACCGCATTGGCAGCATTAAAACGCAATGCGGATTTAACCAATGAAACGGAATTGGCGGAGTTTGCCCGTCATTTAGATATTCAATTTGTACCGCAAGACGGTGAAGTGAATGTGTTATTAGGCGGTATGGATGTAAGCCGTTTGATTCGTACACAAGAGGTTGCGGATGCTGCATCAAAAGTAGCGGTTTTCCCGCAAGTTCGTGCCGCATTACTACAACTTCAGCAGGATTTTGCGAAAAATGATGGTTTAATCGCCGATGGCCGTGACATGGGAACGGTGGTGTTTCCTGATGCGCAAGTAAAACTATTTTTAGACGCCAGCGCGGAAGAGCGTGCAAAAAGACGGTATAACCAGTTGCAAAATAAAGGGATTAGTGGTAACTTTGCACAGATTTTAGCCGAGATAAAAGAGCGTGATTTGCGCGATAGAAATCGTGCCGTTGCCCCTTTAAAACCTGCTGAAGATGCGTTTTTGCTTGATAGTACATCGTTAACTATTGATGAAGTTATTGAGCAGGCGCTGACTTATATTCAACAGCGTCTTGATATTAAGGTTTAA
- a CDS encoding VirK/YbjX family protein: MGFMMAMSHFPTFHEMFPYEKRKLKLLREGLRYGARRLFFAEQCSALVKFIQANPLWQPIFTQHPYRVNTLLSQYCDKRFNSTQRLQAIQTNFAVVEAKFGKALCETLIAQQPILLSQLTETLALQLRLNDIDPYEGFFAVGLTDSDQRTIYSASFTFLSGNRLLVASIQGPKGEEAQELVRVATKSLHGVRPMFMLVNAFKLLATQLNCRLEGIPHKNQAKYRWNDSAKLLFNYDEFWQENEGKLTENYWQIPTALERRPLEDIQSKKRSMYRKRYEMFDKMTADIQSLFTENTHE; this comes from the coding sequence ATGGGGTTTATGATGGCAATGTCCCATTTTCCGACGTTTCATGAAATGTTTCCTTATGAAAAACGAAAATTAAAATTATTGCGGGAAGGGTTGCGCTATGGGGCGCGTCGTTTGTTTTTTGCCGAACAATGTTCGGCATTGGTCAAGTTTATTCAAGCCAACCCGTTGTGGCAGCCTATTTTTACTCAGCATCCTTATCGGGTGAATACGTTGTTAAGTCAGTATTGCGATAAGCGTTTTAATTCAACACAACGTTTACAGGCTATTCAAACGAATTTTGCAGTGGTAGAAGCGAAGTTTGGCAAAGCCTTATGTGAAACGTTGATTGCCCAACAACCGATATTGTTATCACAGTTGACGGAAACGTTGGCATTGCAATTACGTTTAAATGATATTGATCCTTATGAAGGATTTTTTGCGGTTGGATTAACCGACAGTGATCAGCGTACGATTTATTCCGCCAGTTTTACATTTTTGTCAGGCAATCGACTATTGGTGGCGTCCATTCAGGGGCCAAAGGGCGAAGAGGCGCAAGAGCTGGTTCGAGTGGCAACCAAATCATTACACGGTGTGCGACCGATGTTTATGTTGGTCAATGCCTTTAAATTATTAGCCACACAGTTGAATTGTCGTTTAGAAGGCATTCCGCATAAAAATCAGGCGAAATACCGTTGGAATGATTCAGCAAAGTTATTGTTTAATTATGATGAATTTTGGCAGGAAAATGAGGGGAAGTTGACTGAAAATTATTGGCAAATTCCGACCGCACTTGAGCGTCGTCCGTTGGAGGATATTCAGAGTAAAAAGCGGTCTATGTACCGTAAACGCTATGAGATGTTTGACAAGATGACAGCCGATATTCAATCCCTTTTTACAGAGAATACCCATGAATAA
- a CDS encoding TonB-dependent receptor plug domain-containing protein, with the protein MYKKTKIAFFICTALYAQHVLSEEKSTNKSNMLPEIIVYGDSNKSLSSTQAVTSNEMEKIPTTNNNITDYLRSNPHIRYEDSDQNGFQLGEIKPQNISINGADANQTAYFVDNVNVNNDLTVDNEIFDGAMQVVPGISNTQAYFFDASMLSKVEVHDSNISASLGGFMGGAVVAKTKQYNGKDGVSLKYRTTNSGWAKINADSSAKTLLDKIRPDAGGVAEFQPKYHKQTFSIMAEKGLTENLGMVIGYSKRHARIQQNRLIGYAPDVKLDKQNHKRDSDNLLLNFNLAASEKDRFELGFRYSNYKEQKYYATNIDSNVSDYHQALGSTLAWVHSFNSGILTNTLAYDHFKDKRKSSSANVEIVSVFDENFDPLYDYEKGGYGNSSLTQDNIHFSTEFAVDPFNLGFANHSISIGGIYQATHYKFNRPQDVHSKIIQKYPNLSPIETTNVTHQGNAQTRYQNFVFYTEDLIKWKKLELRPGVRIERDDYLQNNNIAPRFVARYKPWEETGFTLGLNRYYGRSFASLKLTNEILKINRDTSRKYQEFHSLKTPYADELSIGFDQEFNNLAFKLNYIHRKNKNRIVLKRDANKVNFYHNGSDFSVEVYTFQMNNIEPWQLGKSYWTSSLGFDWLKTKRADIGRDLDPNELVYLDGKLLTRREMLNKVNSSTEDWITRFGLDMAIPDYNITWSNKVYIKAPIRSYDVLEGDFNDGISRYRSYHYGRHTQWDSSIRWQPTITGNHSIYLQVDILNVLNKTRKSKTVKPISSNDEYGIYTPGREFWLEVGYKF; encoded by the coding sequence ATGTATAAAAAAACCAAGATCGCATTTTTCATTTGTACGGCGCTTTACGCACAGCATGTTCTTTCGGAAGAAAAATCAACAAATAAATCCAATATGTTACCGGAAATTATAGTATATGGAGATAGTAATAAATCCCTTTCCTCCACCCAGGCTGTTACTTCCAATGAGATGGAAAAAATACCGACAACCAATAATAACATCACCGATTATCTACGTTCCAATCCGCACATTCGTTATGAAGACAGTGACCAAAATGGTTTTCAGCTCGGCGAAATTAAACCACAAAATATCTCAATTAATGGAGCCGATGCAAACCAAACTGCTTACTTTGTCGATAACGTAAACGTAAATAATGATTTAACCGTCGATAACGAAATCTTTGATGGAGCCATGCAGGTTGTTCCGGGTATTAGTAATACGCAAGCTTATTTTTTTGATGCATCTATGCTATCAAAAGTCGAAGTTCACGATAGTAACATTTCCGCAAGTTTAGGTGGTTTCATGGGAGGCGCAGTCGTAGCTAAAACCAAACAATATAATGGTAAAGACGGTGTTTCACTAAAATATCGCACCACCAACTCCGGTTGGGCAAAAATTAATGCAGATAGCTCAGCAAAAACTCTTTTAGATAAAATTAGACCTGATGCTGGCGGTGTTGCCGAATTTCAACCTAAATACCATAAACAGACGTTCAGCATCATGGCAGAAAAAGGCTTAACGGAAAATTTGGGCATGGTGATCGGTTACAGTAAACGCCACGCCCGCATTCAACAGAATAGATTAATTGGTTATGCTCCCGACGTTAAATTAGACAAGCAAAATCATAAACGCGATTCAGATAATTTATTGTTGAACTTCAATTTGGCGGCAAGTGAAAAAGATCGTTTTGAACTGGGCTTCCGTTATTCTAATTATAAAGAACAAAAATACTATGCTACTAATATTGATAGTAACGTCAGTGATTATCATCAAGCCCTCGGTTCAACATTAGCCTGGGTACATTCTTTTAATTCAGGCATTTTGACAAATACACTTGCTTACGATCACTTTAAAGACAAGCGGAAATCCTCCTCTGCCAATGTTGAAATCGTTTCTGTTTTCGATGAAAACTTTGATCCGCTTTATGATTATGAAAAAGGTGGTTATGGTAATAGTTCCCTTACGCAAGACAACATTCATTTCTCCACAGAATTTGCCGTAGATCCCTTTAATTTAGGTTTTGCCAACCATTCTATTTCTATAGGTGGAATTTATCAGGCAACCCATTATAAATTTAACCGCCCGCAGGATGTACATTCCAAAATTATTCAAAAATATCCTAACCTTAGCCCAATTGAGACAACAAATGTTACCCACCAAGGTAATGCCCAAACCCGTTATCAAAACTTTGTTTTTTATACCGAAGATTTAATTAAGTGGAAAAAATTGGAGCTACGCCCGGGTGTACGTATTGAACGTGATGACTATCTACAAAACAATAATATCGCTCCGCGTTTTGTTGCACGCTATAAACCGTGGGAGGAAACCGGATTCACATTAGGTTTAAATCGCTATTATGGACGTTCTTTCGCTTCATTAAAGCTAACGAATGAGATTTTAAAAATAAACCGTGATACCAGTCGTAAATACCAAGAATTTCATTCCTTAAAAACCCCTTACGCTGATGAACTTAGTATCGGTTTTGATCAAGAATTCAATAATCTGGCATTTAAACTTAATTATATTCATCGCAAAAATAAAAATCGTATTGTGCTAAAACGTGATGCCAATAAAGTTAATTTTTATCATAACGGCAGTGACTTCAGCGTCGAAGTTTACACTTTCCAAATGAATAATATTGAACCTTGGCAATTGGGTAAAAGCTACTGGACAAGCTCTCTGGGATTTGATTGGTTAAAAACCAAACGGGCGGATATAGGTCGAGATCTTGATCCCAATGAATTGGTTTATCTCGATGGTAAATTACTTACCCGCAGAGAAATGCTGAACAAAGTCAATAGTTCTACAGAAGACTGGATTACCCGCTTCGGCTTGGATATGGCAATCCCCGATTACAACATCACTTGGTCAAACAAAGTGTATATAAAAGCACCGATTCGCAGTTATGACGTTTTGGAAGGTGATTTTAACGACGGAATTTCCCGTTATCGTTCTTATCACTACGGCCGACACACCCAATGGGACAGTAGTATTCGTTGGCAACCGACCATTACAGGTAATCACAGTATTTATTTGCAAGTTGACATACTAAATGTACTAAATAAAACCCGTAAATCAAAAACCGTGAAACCAATTTCAAGTAACGATGAATACGGTATTTACACGCCCGGCCGCGAGTTTTGGCTGGAAGTCGGCTATAAATTCTAG